aggaagactggccctgaactagcatccaTGCctgccttcctctactttatgtgagatgcctaccacagcgtggcttggcaagcagtgccgtgtctgcacccaggatccgaacaggtgaacttaactactgcgccacctggccggccccagaatgattttgtttttatgaacTTGGAGAGACCTTGTGTGATGCTGATGTTTTATAAGATTGTTTCCATCCAACAGAAAAACTTGGCCTAGCCGTGAGCATCAGGCCAGCCTGTGATAACATATAAGCCTAGCTATGAGCGTCAAGCCAGTTCCAGGATAGGAGtggctgcttttttctttctcaaatgggTGGCAATGCCTCCTTTGTAGGCCTCAGGCAGTCAGCTTCTTTCTGTGACCCCAGGTGAGGGAGAGGAGCTGTCTTCAAATTCGTTCTCACTCAGCCCCTGCTTCTCAGAGGTATGCATTTTCAGCTGCATCCCCACCTGGCCGTTGTGACGCTTGCCTCCAACCCTGCACGAGTGACCCAGGTCTGTACTCAGAAGCCAGAGGACAGTGCTACTCTGGCCTGTTTACCCACATCATTCCCATCTGTtcggtttctttcttttcttctggaaagaaCCTCTCTGTCTTTGATCTACAAACCTCTTCACTCCTTGCTGTTGAGCGTTCTTAACATTTCACGCCTCATTTGCTTAAAATGTCTGGATTTGGAGGGTAGGATTCAGTGTGAGCTCAAGCTGCCGTCTTGACCTGGGAACAGCTGAGGGTCTTTTTGTGCCTCCCACTGGGCTGCAGTTTCCTGACCTGTGGTACAACCCAGCCATTTTCACCATCAATGTGGCCCTCCTTGCATTGATTGCTACGGTAGTTAATGTTCTCAGCTATCTCAAGGAAATGCTGGGCTGTGCCCTTCTGGATATCAGCTGTTCTGACCCTTAAATgccaacatttttaaatgaaagactcTAATATGACAGATTGATTTTCTGCATAGCCTTTTGTCATATTTCAGCAAACCAGACCCATTGCTTCAGTCAGGAGTCATAAGCCTGAAGCTAACTTATCTTCTGATCTGGAGGTGGGGTAAGATATGGGGAGCATCAGACGCCTAGAAAGCCTTCTCTCCATAACCTTATGTCCATGGTGACTGAGTCATTCTTTTTGCATGACAACCCCCACCCATGTCTTGCTCTGCCCCAACACCCGTGTGTAAATTTTACACTGTCAGGAAAAGAtgataagtagaggaagatcttttattttcctttctccaaagaCTGCAAGCTCCATAAAGAAGAAGTTAATTACATTTAGGCTGCTTGATGCCTCCTGACTGTACCAAGTACAGATTGCTGAGGACAGGTATTGCTCACATGTCATGGAATCTCACTGAATATGTTCACAGTGGGTAACAGCAGTGGTTGAAGGAGGTTTCCCAAGAGCGTGAAAGGACACGGGCCATCTCATAGGGTGGATGACACAGAGAAGCTGGGATGTGGAGGCATGCTCTGAAACATGTCCAGGTGGTATCAGCCTCAGCGGGATCTGTCTCTCAGTAACTCATTGAAAAAGAGAATTGCAGGATGGGCCAAATTATAGGGCGAGTCTTATAGTTTGTCTCAGCAGCTCACTAAGAAATAGGCAAATCAAAGGGCAAGCAGCCCTCACAGGGACAGAGAATTActgtggaggagggagaatcCTGAAACTCAGGGAAGATTCTGAGAAGCTAGAGGAGGGTTATGGGTACAGGGCCAAGGAAGCCCCCTCATTCGCTTGCTGTCTGCCCCacatctctcacacacacaaagacaagtCACATGACTGCAAGGCTAATCATTTATTGATCAGGTAGAGGAAGGTCTCAGCATGGTCGAGTTCTGGGCATGGCAGAGAGAGTGGGAAATTTGGGAAAAACCTTGATTCTTGGTGAGTTGAGGAGTCTTCCTAGACAATTAGGGAAGATCCTGAAGATGCAGAGATAATGCCTTCACATGCGATAGTGATGGAAATCAGGTCACAGAACTTGTCACAAGATGTCATGGGGATCATGGAGGGAAGATTCTGGAGCCCAGGTGAGGAAGTGTTCACTCTCACTCAGCTACATAAGCcgatgagaaagaaaacacagaaatctgTTAAGCACATCTTGGATTGAAtagaagacaaagagaatttaTATTACGGAGAAAGATGGTGAAGAAATTGATATCAACCTGCGTTACCAAATTGATATCTCTGCTATTTGACAGAATAGTGGGAGGGAGGACATGGCATAAGTGACATTTTTTCCTACTGCTGATCCCATCTTACCCTTCCCTTGACTGAGTCTATGAAACAAAGAATGGAAGCAATGAAGGAACCAGGGctcatttctgtcatttttggTAAATTGCAAAATAATGTCCAAAGCCATAGCTACCTTTGATTATGTGCTGACTTTGTGCAAGCTATAGTGGCTAAGAATTTCACATAAGTTGTTTGGATGAAGCCCCACAATAAATCTGAGGCAggaaacagatgaggaaactcagagtCTATTTTCCAAGTCAGAAGACAACTGGAAGGTTAGACGACTCTATTCCCAGATTAGAAGTTAAGGCCGTGCAGAGATCAAAGGAAGACATTTTTGCCATAAATTTGAGGATGAGATGGCCTTCTGGACTTGGAAGACGGACCACAAATACAGAATGTATTTGAGTGTTATACTCACATGCTATTACTCCTTTCCCACTTAAaacattgtctctcttttttttggggggggggggggcgttgaggaagattggccctgtgctaaagAATGtaccaaacttcctctattttgttgtatgtgggatgccaccacagcatggcttgatgagcagtgtgtaagtctgtgcccgggatctgaacccaccaaccttgagccactgaaacagagtgtgtgaacttaaccactatgccaccaagcagGCCCCAAAACTTTAAGTCTTAATGATTTTTAGCACGTTATCAATCATTGAGCCCTTTTCACCAGCATTATTATCCACACAGTAAATCTGTAAGTAGACATCATAGTTTCCCTTTTAATTGCTTAGATCATTTGCTCAAAAGCTCATGGTAGGAGTGGGTCCTGAACCCGGGTCCTCCAAATCCAAATTGCAAGCTCTCTCCACAAGCTGCCTTTCCAAATTTTTTTGTTGTAATCTTTAGACATAAACCCCTAATGCTTTTGGAAGGCACTGATCCCTGGGCCACCCCCTTTCCACCAGAGATTACCCACCTCTAAGCCTGGCTCACTCCACTCCCTCGGATCTGGAAACAGCGATCTGTAGAGGCAGAGCAGAGCACATTCAAACCAACTGCAGTTTATTTCCCAGAGAGAAACCAAATGATTCTCCAGGTTAGGACAAAGGGGACTGATTGGAGGTATCACCTTCTGTTGGATTTCTCCTTTCAGTAACATGGGAATTTAGGAAGAGAAAACCAGAGATAGCTGAACTTACCAATTTTGGTCAGGTCAATTATGTTTTCCTTAACAATTCCTCGTTTTTGGGCAATTTCCACAAACTCGTTCTTGAGTTCTGGACTCACATCTGGTTCTCGGGCTGTAGGAAGAGTGACAGTAACTACTGTGTCCTGTATATTTGTCACTGAGGCTCATGAAGGGCGTGGGGCTCCAGGTGGATGGGAAGATGGATGACACTGACTGAGTGCTTGGGCAGAGTCTTGGGGATGGGATATAACCTGTCTTGAATTTGACATCTTTAGAATCTCCTTCTGGCATGATGAGAGATTTCATCATCTTCCCAACACCAAGCCTGAGGGGTTACGAAAGCTGAGCATCTGTCTTCAGAGGAGGAGAGCCTCCCAGGATAAGATTGGGAGGACCCCTGTGTCTccaggcttccttccttcccctctctccccaccccaaggtGAGTGCCAGTGTGAATACCATAGAactccaacacttggtatggtctgTCCTTGTTGAAATTCGCAAGATAAACAATAATATAGGTAGAATCACCAAATTCACTTATGCGAAATACATTGTATCCATCATCTGTGGAGGAAAAAGAACACAGCTCAGAACTTCTTTGGTCCATGAGAAGCAAGTAAAACACTTATTCTCTCCCACTAACCAAATTCAAGCGCATATCCTGGAAGAGATAGACAGTGATAGCTAATGCCTTCCATTTGCATCTCCCTGGGCTTCATGAGGTGACTTCTAAGGGATACTGGCAGGTTGACTACTATGGTTGAAAACTTCAGCTGCAGTGGTAACTGACCCTGTGTCATGCTCTCTGAGACTCACCTACTTCTCTTGGCCATCTCTGCCAACTGTGCATCTCTGTCCTCTCTATAAGCCCCTCTGGCATTATATACCCAGTGTGATCTCCTGAGCAGTGTGCTATGGCAAGAGCCACCAGATGTCATCAGAAAGTGGGCAGGGAATGAGCAGCTGTCCTgccaatttacttattttttttgttgccaattttcttttgttgcagGAGGTACATATGAACAGATTGCTTTCTTTATCTGATGGTATTATGTGCAAGGTATCAGCTTTTATGCACAAGGATCTCCAAATTCAGGATACTAGCTATTAGGTGGCCTCCATTACATTGACTAAATAGGCACTGATCAGTAATTAAGCAAGATCTTGAAGATATTGGAGTTTAGTTGCAGTTGgaagcagagtagaggaagacatGTTTTGTATACTTACAGTTAACACTATATACACCATCCTCTTCTGTTTTGTCAGCAACCGCAGAAAATTCAGTACACTCTCCATTTACCCTGTAAAATGCAATGAGCTGATGCCCAGGAGACACTGGTGTGGCAGGTCCCTCACACTCTACCCATAACTTGAGTTTCTTATTCCACTTAactgtttaacatttttttgtgcagttttcaaagaactttattttcattatttcactcTATTTGATATTTTGAGAATGACTCAACTACTCCTACCCCTGTTACCCTACCATTACGTCCCACTATTACTGTTATTACAGCTACTTGTCTTGATAACTGGCTGAGTGCTCACCAAGTGCCAGCCTCTCAGATAAATAAACATTACCTCACTTGGTCCTcacagaaaaccaagaaaaagaatcATTATCATCCTCTTTTATCCAAGGGAAATTTGGGGTGGAAAGAGATGAGTTTTCTGGGTCACACAACCAATAAGAGATAGATTCAAGAGCTAGACAGGCTGTTTATTACAAACCCTATGCTCTTAATCTATGCAATTGGGCCACACTATTGATGATTCTAATACCCCCCTACTCCTTACCTCCTCTAATCTCATATAAATTTATTCTTGTAACCAATTCTTATTGCTGAATCTAGAAAAGCCCCAGGTTCATCGAGCCCTAGATCAGTGCCAGATGAAGGACTCTGATTTTGGATACGGACCCAGAATGTAGGtgtacatacgtgtgtgtgtgtgtgtgtgtgtgtatagaggtCCAAAACCATAGTCAGgctttgctttttcctctccCAAGTAAAAAAGGCCACACTTACTTTGTTTGAAATTTAAAGTACAGAGAAGAGTTGTCCAAGGCATAGATGAGTTCTACAAAAATTCTCATGCTGccattttcttctaccttttccTCAAGGTCTGAGGCCACGAAAATGGAATACCACTCTCCTGAAatctgcaataaataaataaaatgactggGTAAGCAAAGAGGAGAGGGGATCCCACATGAACACTGGTCCTCTTGAATTCAGTGCTGTGGGCCAGGACTCATAATGGTGATGTGAAGATGGAATTAGAACTAAGGTCAGTTGACACCACATCTAGGGCTCTTTCCACTGCCCCTCCAGGGAGAATGGAGGTCCCCAAGTGTTGTCATTCTTTAACATGGTACAATTACTCTTAGTTCAAGGTCTACAACCACTCCTTTTGTCTAATATGTCGAGCAACTCCTGCCCTCTGGCAGGGCCACCTTGCTTCAGAATCCTCCGAACTGCCCCCCACAGTCAGAAGTCACTCTGCTCTACCGACTCTACCTTTGAAATATCGAAGTTTCTTATCGCAACAtcattgttttcttcctgttgggcACAGACAAGAATCAGCCCCAGACACAGCAACAGCAGCTTCATCCTGGCCGGGGACAGCACTGACTCCTCTATAGTCACCGGGAGTGAGTCTTTCCCTGATCGTGGCTCCACTCCCCAGCTCCTCTCTATATCCATTCTGGGTCCAGATTTTTGTCCCTGGGGCACcatctttcctcctcccactctgtGAAGTGTTCTGTCATTCGCTGATGTGAGGCCAAACATTGTTCCTGTCCTTTTGAAATCTGGCAGTATCATATCTTTCAGATCTACTTGGTGACTTTCAATTTCTCACAACACATACTCAAGAAAAATATTGGATGCAGTAAAGGGCTGCCTTTTGGAAGCAGATTTAATCGTGGATCTGGCTTGCAATCAGAAAGCCAATGATGTGTGGCAAGAATGGAGTGTAACTGGGAAACGGAATGTGTGGGGAATCTGTGTTCCACCGCTCACATCATGTACAGAATTAGGTGAGTTACTCCACTTTTACTAGCCTCAGAAACAAAGAAACTGTCTGTACCAAAGATGATATCTTTGGTAGATATCACAAAGTGTTAAAACAGTGTTGATTAAAATAGCGTTGAATAAACTAATGTCTTTAAAGTATGGTGTCTGATATTCAGTACATTTTAactccttttccatattctctgaACTCAACCCCTGCAGCCTTTCCTTTCCCCACAATGAATGAACAACTGTTTAATCACTATGTGTACCTCACTATACCCTAGGCCCCTAAGAGAAACGGCTAAATACAAGATGTCATCCCTTCCTTCAAGCAACTTTCAATGAAGGTGGAGAAATGCTTCATATCCTCCATAAAAACTTAATTCTACAAGCATATGAAATAATCCACCTGAGTGGGACCAAGACCAGATCACTGTAGGTCAGAAAGGGGGTGATGCTAGGGAGGTGGCGTCATGTAGAAAGTGCTTAAGAACACAGGCTGTGGAGTCATGTAGACCTGGGCTTCATTCCTATCTCCGCCGTTTTGAAGCCGTGAGGACCgatttagcctctctgagtcttCACTTCCTCTTAATGGGGGAAGATCCGCCTATAGATTGCTGTAGGGATTCAATGGGATGATGTGCGTAGAACCCtcagcatggtgtctggcacacacTGAGCTGGTGGGATGAGAGAATTGTTACTGGAGAAGGTGGGAGTTGGGGAAGGTCTTGAAAGTTCTGGAGGGTATCGAGATATGGAGAGTGTGTGGGAAGAGGATTCCGGGTGAGAGGAATCCTATGAGTTAGGCTCCCATGCTCCCAGCTGAGGCTTATTAAAAGCTATGGCTTATTTCTGCCTTGTGCTACTGGCCCACTCCTGCACCCCCTACAACAGAAGGTAGCTAGTGTCAGGGGAGGAGCTGTGCACAAGGCAGTGACCATAGGA
Above is a genomic segment from Equus przewalskii isolate Varuska chromosome 26, EquPr2, whole genome shotgun sequence containing:
- the LOC103546844 gene encoding major allergen Equ c 1-like; the protein is MVPQGQKSGPRMDIERSWGVEPRSGKDSLPVTIEESVLSPARMKLLLLCLGLILVCAQQEENNDVAIRNFDISKISGEWYSIFVASDLEEKVEENGSMRIFVELIYALDNSSLYFKFQTKVNGECTEFSAVADKTEEDGVYSVNYDGYNVFRISEFGDSTYIIVYLANFNKDRPYQVLEFYAREPDVSPELKNEFVEIAQKRGIVKENIIDLTKIDRCFQIRGSGVSQA